In a single window of the Drosophila miranda strain MSH22 chromosome XL, D.miranda_PacBio2.1, whole genome shotgun sequence genome:
- the LOC108161895 gene encoding histone deacetylase 4 isoform X1 yields the protein MSSPDDRIPIHDLPPEAGSDERLLHIGPVPLTLDFKPHPAVDIDQQIMELKKNQELQKQRLIHTFQEQSKQMELEHKLQLEHKYQFAVHSHGAFQELREQTMVTAAAAAAAAVVEEHHRQQQQQQQHHHHHHHQQQQQQQQQQQQQQQHHHQQQQQQRERREREVMKRKENCSANASPEVKQILNCFIMSRKSQAAASNGTTTTSPYRNRGVVKSSSGESLPAGTVTSAHPYKIPQPPSSLLKYESDFPLRKTASEPNLLKIRLKQSVIERKARNGGPAGARRHERLLQAAQRRQQKNSVLTNSNSTPDSGPNSPPSSTGLSVGVVGSRGSPTSAPIQEENEEGSQYQPGQRSSINDLPLFSSPSLPNISLGRPHLPNSAQVQAQAQAQAQAQASAQAQAQAHVMFAALHQHVAAAGGQPTYFNQLGMSFVGRQPTGPLAMMPATGIAPQQPSPVVRSASATSTSSSQASLVGDVAPPQAHAASTILPSSPSYMQQLGGVTAGSAVNLHAAAVAAAAAAAAAAAGSLPPTNSHGHGHGYGHGHGHGHGHGHGHGHALYGGHPHNTPITDAQVAQVHLHKQGHRPLGRTQSAPLPLGHPMLTGAGQLNVAQTHYENSEAERQAYQHQVLTQKLRQTVLTRSGAATAAGVRESQLKEEEDDSAAEVMDLTDKKKPPKTVLTSTIATSTSQSLPEALAAAVAVYRTTPSAATAPSAAVAGGSGNGSGTKVNSLQRDQEYLQQQRELLLLQNKEELAKRLMRPLSRTLSSPLVPLGPHGLSQLADTGQGQGQQLPPIATSSSADHIPPVNLTLPHRQHRQFMNHFYTANLQHQRQQQQQQQQQQQQQQQQQPQQQHLQQTPPSASLPPHKITTGLAYDPLMLKHSCICGDNAQHPEHSGRLQSVWARLNETDLVKRCDRLRARKATQEELQTVHTEAHAMLFGSNQCQLTRPKLETTLAASFVRLSCGGLGVDLDTTWNEHHTATAARMAAGCVIDLAFKTAKGDLRNGFAVVRPPGHHAEANLAMGFCFFNSIAIAAKRLRQQMPEMRRILIVDWDVHHGNGTQQAFYQSPDILYLSIHRHDDGNFFPGTGGPTECGSGAGLGFNVNISWSGALNPPLGDAEYIAAFRTVVMPIAKGFNPDIVLVSSGFDAATGHPAPLGGYHVSPACFGFMTRELLQLANGKVVLALEGGYDLAAICDSAQECVRALLGDPAAPISQSELERPPCQNAINTLQKTIAIQQTHWPCVRMLEHTVGLSALETLKVEHEESETINAMAGLSMQSMHRTLSRDDSEEPMDQDETK from the exons ATGTCTAGTCCTGACGACAGAATACCAATACACG ATCTGCCACCAGAAGCCGGAAGCGATGAACGATTGCTGCATATAGGGCCAGTCCCGTTGACATTGGATTTCAAGCCCCATCCAGCGGTGGATATCGATCAGCAGATCATGGAG CTTAAaaagaatcaggaactgcagaaGCAACGTCTGATCCACACGTTTCAGGAGCAATCGAAGCAAATGGAATTGGAGCATAAACTGCAATTGGAGCACAAGTATCAA TTTGCGGTGCACTCCCATGGAGCCTTCCAGGAATTGCGGGAACAGACCATGGTAacggccgccgctgctgctgccgccgcagTTGTCGAGGAGCACcaccgccagcagcagcagcagcagcagcatcaccaccaccaccaccatcagcaacagcagcagcagcagcagcagcagcaacagcagcagcaacatcatcatcagcagcagcagcagcagcgggagcGCCGAGAGCGGGAGGTCATGAAGCGGAAGGAGAACTGCAGCGCCAACGCAAGCCCGGAGGTCAAACAGATTCTCAAT TGCTTCATTATGAGCCGCAAGTCGCAGGCAGCAGCCTCCAATGGAACAACGACAACGTCGCCCTATCGCAATCG AGGTGTGGTGAAAAGCTCCTCGGGCGAATCCCTGCCAGCCGGAACCGTGACCAGTGCGCACCCCTACAAAATACCTCAGCCGCCCTCCTCACTGCTCAAATATGAATCTGATTTTCCGCTCAGGAAAACAG CATCCGAACCCAACCTGCTGAAGATCCGGCTGAAACAGAGTGTCATCGAGCGCAAGGCCCGTAACGGAGGCCCGGCAGGTGCACGTCGCCACGAGCGACTCCTGCAGGCGGCCCAGCGCAGGCAGCAGAAGAACTCCGTTCTTACAA ACTCCAACAGCACGCCGGACTCTGGCCCTAACTCTCCGCCCTCGTCCACGGGGCTGTCGGTGGGCGTGGTCGGGAGCAGGGGTTCCCCGACGAGTGCTCCGATCCAGGAGGAGAACGAGGAGGGGAGCCAGTACCAGCCGGGGCAGAGGAGCAGCATCAACGACCTGCCCCTGTTCAGCTCGCCCTCCCTGCCCAACATATCCCTGGGACGACCGCATTTACCAAACTCCGCCCAGGTGCAGGCTCAGGCACAGGCGCAGGCGCAGGCACAGGCGAGTGCCCAGGCCCAGGCGCAGGCGCATGTGATGTTCGCGGCACTGCACCAGCATGTGGCGGCCGCCGGGGGCCAGCCGACCTACTTCAATCAGCTGGGTATGTCCTTCGTGGGACGGCAGCCGACTGGGCCGCTGGCCATGATGCCGGCCACGGGCATCGCGCCCCAGCAGCCCTCGCCCGTGGTCAGGTCCGCCTCGGCGACGTCTACGTCCTCGTCCCAGGCCTCCCTGGTGGGGGATGTGGCTCCGCCGCAGGCGCACGCCGCCTCCACCATTCTGCCTTCGTCCCCGTCCTACATGCAGCAGCTGGGGGGAGTGACCGCCGGCTCCGCAGTCAATCTGCATGCGGCGGCCgtggctgcagcagcagcggcggcggcagcagcggccggcTCCCTGCCCCCCACCAACAGCCACGGACACGGGCATGGCTATGGTCACGGTCACGGCCATGGACACGGTCATGGACACGGGCATGGTCATGCTCTGTACGGCGGACACCCGCACAACACACCCATCACGGATGCACAGGTGGCTCAGGTGCATCTGCACAAGCAGGGCCACCGACCTTTGGGCAGGACACAATCGGCCCCGCTGCCCCTGGGGCATCCGATGCTGACGGGCGCCGGGCAGCTGAATGTGGCCCAAACGCATTACGAGAACAGCGAG GCGGAGCGTCAGGCGTACCAGCATCAGGTGCTCACCCAGAAGCTGCGCCAGACCGTGCTCACCCGCAGCGGAGCTGCGACGGCCGCTGGAGTGCGCGAGTCCCAGctgaaggaggaggaggacgactCCGCCGCGGAGGTGATGGACCTGACCGATAAAAAGAAACCGCCCAAAACGGTACTGACCAGCACCATAGCCACCAGCACCTCACAGAGTCTGCCCGAGGCTCTGGCCGCAGCAGTCGCAGTCTATCGCACGACCCCTTCAGCCGCCACCGCGCCCTCAGCAGCGGTGGCCGGCGGGAGCGGAAACGGGAGCGGGACCAAGGTCAATAGCCTACAGCGGGACCAGGAGTAtcttcagcagcagcgggaGCTGCTTCTGCTACAAAATAAGGAGGAGCTGGCCAAGCGCCTGATGCGGCCCCTCTCTCGCACGCTGAGTAGTCCGCTGGTGCCACTCGGACCGCACGGCCTTAGCCAGCTGGCAGACACGGGGCAGGGGCAAGGGCAGCAGCTGCCGCCAATAGCCACCTCCTCGTCGGCGGACCACATACCGCCCGTCAACCTGACGCTGCCCCATCGCCAGCACCGACAGTTCATGAATCATTTCTATACCGCCAACCTGCAGCATCAgcgccaacagcagcagcagcaacagcagcagcagcaacagcagcaacagcagcaaccgcagcagcagcacctgcAACAGACGCCGCCGTCCGCCTCATTGCCCCCGCACAAAATCACCACGGGCCTGGCCTACGATCCGCTGATGCTGAAGCACTCTTGCATCTGCGGCGACAACGCCCAGCATCCGGAGCACAGCGGCCGGCTGCAGAGCGTGTGGGCCCGGTTAAACGAGACGGATCTGGTAAAGCGCTGCGACCGACTGCGGGCCCGAAAGGCCACCCAGGAGGAGCTGCAGACAGTGCACACGGAGGCGCATGCGATGCTCTTCGGCTCCAACCAGTGCCAGCTGACGCGACCCAAACTGGAGACCACGCTGGCCGCCAGCTTCGTCCGCCTCTCTTGCGGGGGGCTGGGTGTGGACCTGGACACCACGTGGAATGAGCACCACACGGCCACCGCCGCCCGCATGGCCGCTGGCTGTGTGATCGATCTGGCCTTCAAGACGGCCAAGGGAGATCTGCGCAACGGATTCGCCGTCGTCCGGCCGCCCGGCCACCATGCGGAGGCCAATCTGGCCATGGGCTTCTGCTTCTTCAACTCGATCGCCATCGCGGCCAAACGGCTGCGCCAGCAGATGCCCGAGATGAGGCGCATTCTCATTGTCGATTGG GATGTACACCATGGCAATGGCACTCAGCAAGCATTCTACCAAAGTCCCGACATTCTATATCTTTCCATACATCGACACGATGACGGTAACTTCTTTCCCGGCACAGGCGGACCCACAGAG TGCGGCTCCGGTGCTGGTCTAGGCTTCAATGTGAACATCTCGTGGTCCGGGGCCTTGAACCCGCCGCTGGGCGATGCCGAGTATATCGCTGCATTCCGAACCGTTGTGATGCCCATCGCCAAGGGCTTCAACCCGGACATTGTGCTCGTCTCGTCCGGCTTCGATGCGGCCACTGGCCACCCGGCACCATTGGGCGGCTATCACGTGTCGCCCGCCTGCTTCGGCTTCATGACCCGCGAGCTTCTCCAGCTGGCCAACGGCAAGGTGGTGCTGGCCCTCGAGGGCGGCTACGACCTGGCCGCCATCTGTGATTCCGCCCAAGAGTGCGTCCGAGCTCTGCTCGGCGATCCCGCCGCGCCCATTTCCCAGTCCGAGCTGGAACGACCGCCCTGTCAGAATGCCATCAATACGCTCCAAAAAACGATAGCCATTcag CAAACGCATTGGCCCTGCGTGAGGATGCTGGAGCATACTGTCGGCCTGTCTGCGCTGGAGACGCTCAAGGTGGAGCATGAAGAATCTGAAACGATCAACGCCATGGCCGGCCTCTCAATGCAATCGATGCACAG aACCCTATCGCGCGATGACTCCGAAGAACCGATGGATCAGGATGAAACGAAATAG
- the LOC108161895 gene encoding histone deacetylase 4 isoform X2, translating to MELKKNQELQKQRLIHTFQEQSKQMELEHKLQLEHKYQFAVHSHGAFQELREQTMVTAAAAAAAAVVEEHHRQQQQQQQHHHHHHHQQQQQQQQQQQQQQQHHHQQQQQQRERREREVMKRKENCSANASPEVKQILNCFIMSRKSQAAASNGTTTTSPYRNRGVVKSSSGESLPAGTVTSAHPYKIPQPPSSLLKYESDFPLRKTASEPNLLKIRLKQSVIERKARNGGPAGARRHERLLQAAQRRQQKNSVLTNSNSTPDSGPNSPPSSTGLSVGVVGSRGSPTSAPIQEENEEGSQYQPGQRSSINDLPLFSSPSLPNISLGRPHLPNSAQVQAQAQAQAQAQASAQAQAQAHVMFAALHQHVAAAGGQPTYFNQLGMSFVGRQPTGPLAMMPATGIAPQQPSPVVRSASATSTSSSQASLVGDVAPPQAHAASTILPSSPSYMQQLGGVTAGSAVNLHAAAVAAAAAAAAAAAGSLPPTNSHGHGHGYGHGHGHGHGHGHGHGHALYGGHPHNTPITDAQVAQVHLHKQGHRPLGRTQSAPLPLGHPMLTGAGQLNVAQTHYENSEAERQAYQHQVLTQKLRQTVLTRSGAATAAGVRESQLKEEEDDSAAEVMDLTDKKKPPKTVLTSTIATSTSQSLPEALAAAVAVYRTTPSAATAPSAAVAGGSGNGSGTKVNSLQRDQEYLQQQRELLLLQNKEELAKRLMRPLSRTLSSPLVPLGPHGLSQLADTGQGQGQQLPPIATSSSADHIPPVNLTLPHRQHRQFMNHFYTANLQHQRQQQQQQQQQQQQQQQQQPQQQHLQQTPPSASLPPHKITTGLAYDPLMLKHSCICGDNAQHPEHSGRLQSVWARLNETDLVKRCDRLRARKATQEELQTVHTEAHAMLFGSNQCQLTRPKLETTLAASFVRLSCGGLGVDLDTTWNEHHTATAARMAAGCVIDLAFKTAKGDLRNGFAVVRPPGHHAEANLAMGFCFFNSIAIAAKRLRQQMPEMRRILIVDWDVHHGNGTQQAFYQSPDILYLSIHRHDDGNFFPGTGGPTECGSGAGLGFNVNISWSGALNPPLGDAEYIAAFRTVVMPIAKGFNPDIVLVSSGFDAATGHPAPLGGYHVSPACFGFMTRELLQLANGKVVLALEGGYDLAAICDSAQECVRALLGDPAAPISQSELERPPCQNAINTLQKTIAIQQTHWPCVRMLEHTVGLSALETLKVEHEESETINAMAGLSMQSMHRTLSRDDSEEPMDQDETK from the exons ATGGAG CTTAAaaagaatcaggaactgcagaaGCAACGTCTGATCCACACGTTTCAGGAGCAATCGAAGCAAATGGAATTGGAGCATAAACTGCAATTGGAGCACAAGTATCAA TTTGCGGTGCACTCCCATGGAGCCTTCCAGGAATTGCGGGAACAGACCATGGTAacggccgccgctgctgctgccgccgcagTTGTCGAGGAGCACcaccgccagcagcagcagcagcagcagcatcaccaccaccaccaccatcagcaacagcagcagcagcagcagcagcagcaacagcagcagcaacatcatcatcagcagcagcagcagcagcgggagcGCCGAGAGCGGGAGGTCATGAAGCGGAAGGAGAACTGCAGCGCCAACGCAAGCCCGGAGGTCAAACAGATTCTCAAT TGCTTCATTATGAGCCGCAAGTCGCAGGCAGCAGCCTCCAATGGAACAACGACAACGTCGCCCTATCGCAATCG AGGTGTGGTGAAAAGCTCCTCGGGCGAATCCCTGCCAGCCGGAACCGTGACCAGTGCGCACCCCTACAAAATACCTCAGCCGCCCTCCTCACTGCTCAAATATGAATCTGATTTTCCGCTCAGGAAAACAG CATCCGAACCCAACCTGCTGAAGATCCGGCTGAAACAGAGTGTCATCGAGCGCAAGGCCCGTAACGGAGGCCCGGCAGGTGCACGTCGCCACGAGCGACTCCTGCAGGCGGCCCAGCGCAGGCAGCAGAAGAACTCCGTTCTTACAA ACTCCAACAGCACGCCGGACTCTGGCCCTAACTCTCCGCCCTCGTCCACGGGGCTGTCGGTGGGCGTGGTCGGGAGCAGGGGTTCCCCGACGAGTGCTCCGATCCAGGAGGAGAACGAGGAGGGGAGCCAGTACCAGCCGGGGCAGAGGAGCAGCATCAACGACCTGCCCCTGTTCAGCTCGCCCTCCCTGCCCAACATATCCCTGGGACGACCGCATTTACCAAACTCCGCCCAGGTGCAGGCTCAGGCACAGGCGCAGGCGCAGGCACAGGCGAGTGCCCAGGCCCAGGCGCAGGCGCATGTGATGTTCGCGGCACTGCACCAGCATGTGGCGGCCGCCGGGGGCCAGCCGACCTACTTCAATCAGCTGGGTATGTCCTTCGTGGGACGGCAGCCGACTGGGCCGCTGGCCATGATGCCGGCCACGGGCATCGCGCCCCAGCAGCCCTCGCCCGTGGTCAGGTCCGCCTCGGCGACGTCTACGTCCTCGTCCCAGGCCTCCCTGGTGGGGGATGTGGCTCCGCCGCAGGCGCACGCCGCCTCCACCATTCTGCCTTCGTCCCCGTCCTACATGCAGCAGCTGGGGGGAGTGACCGCCGGCTCCGCAGTCAATCTGCATGCGGCGGCCgtggctgcagcagcagcggcggcggcagcagcggccggcTCCCTGCCCCCCACCAACAGCCACGGACACGGGCATGGCTATGGTCACGGTCACGGCCATGGACACGGTCATGGACACGGGCATGGTCATGCTCTGTACGGCGGACACCCGCACAACACACCCATCACGGATGCACAGGTGGCTCAGGTGCATCTGCACAAGCAGGGCCACCGACCTTTGGGCAGGACACAATCGGCCCCGCTGCCCCTGGGGCATCCGATGCTGACGGGCGCCGGGCAGCTGAATGTGGCCCAAACGCATTACGAGAACAGCGAG GCGGAGCGTCAGGCGTACCAGCATCAGGTGCTCACCCAGAAGCTGCGCCAGACCGTGCTCACCCGCAGCGGAGCTGCGACGGCCGCTGGAGTGCGCGAGTCCCAGctgaaggaggaggaggacgactCCGCCGCGGAGGTGATGGACCTGACCGATAAAAAGAAACCGCCCAAAACGGTACTGACCAGCACCATAGCCACCAGCACCTCACAGAGTCTGCCCGAGGCTCTGGCCGCAGCAGTCGCAGTCTATCGCACGACCCCTTCAGCCGCCACCGCGCCCTCAGCAGCGGTGGCCGGCGGGAGCGGAAACGGGAGCGGGACCAAGGTCAATAGCCTACAGCGGGACCAGGAGTAtcttcagcagcagcgggaGCTGCTTCTGCTACAAAATAAGGAGGAGCTGGCCAAGCGCCTGATGCGGCCCCTCTCTCGCACGCTGAGTAGTCCGCTGGTGCCACTCGGACCGCACGGCCTTAGCCAGCTGGCAGACACGGGGCAGGGGCAAGGGCAGCAGCTGCCGCCAATAGCCACCTCCTCGTCGGCGGACCACATACCGCCCGTCAACCTGACGCTGCCCCATCGCCAGCACCGACAGTTCATGAATCATTTCTATACCGCCAACCTGCAGCATCAgcgccaacagcagcagcagcaacagcagcagcagcaacagcagcaacagcagcaaccgcagcagcagcacctgcAACAGACGCCGCCGTCCGCCTCATTGCCCCCGCACAAAATCACCACGGGCCTGGCCTACGATCCGCTGATGCTGAAGCACTCTTGCATCTGCGGCGACAACGCCCAGCATCCGGAGCACAGCGGCCGGCTGCAGAGCGTGTGGGCCCGGTTAAACGAGACGGATCTGGTAAAGCGCTGCGACCGACTGCGGGCCCGAAAGGCCACCCAGGAGGAGCTGCAGACAGTGCACACGGAGGCGCATGCGATGCTCTTCGGCTCCAACCAGTGCCAGCTGACGCGACCCAAACTGGAGACCACGCTGGCCGCCAGCTTCGTCCGCCTCTCTTGCGGGGGGCTGGGTGTGGACCTGGACACCACGTGGAATGAGCACCACACGGCCACCGCCGCCCGCATGGCCGCTGGCTGTGTGATCGATCTGGCCTTCAAGACGGCCAAGGGAGATCTGCGCAACGGATTCGCCGTCGTCCGGCCGCCCGGCCACCATGCGGAGGCCAATCTGGCCATGGGCTTCTGCTTCTTCAACTCGATCGCCATCGCGGCCAAACGGCTGCGCCAGCAGATGCCCGAGATGAGGCGCATTCTCATTGTCGATTGG GATGTACACCATGGCAATGGCACTCAGCAAGCATTCTACCAAAGTCCCGACATTCTATATCTTTCCATACATCGACACGATGACGGTAACTTCTTTCCCGGCACAGGCGGACCCACAGAG TGCGGCTCCGGTGCTGGTCTAGGCTTCAATGTGAACATCTCGTGGTCCGGGGCCTTGAACCCGCCGCTGGGCGATGCCGAGTATATCGCTGCATTCCGAACCGTTGTGATGCCCATCGCCAAGGGCTTCAACCCGGACATTGTGCTCGTCTCGTCCGGCTTCGATGCGGCCACTGGCCACCCGGCACCATTGGGCGGCTATCACGTGTCGCCCGCCTGCTTCGGCTTCATGACCCGCGAGCTTCTCCAGCTGGCCAACGGCAAGGTGGTGCTGGCCCTCGAGGGCGGCTACGACCTGGCCGCCATCTGTGATTCCGCCCAAGAGTGCGTCCGAGCTCTGCTCGGCGATCCCGCCGCGCCCATTTCCCAGTCCGAGCTGGAACGACCGCCCTGTCAGAATGCCATCAATACGCTCCAAAAAACGATAGCCATTcag CAAACGCATTGGCCCTGCGTGAGGATGCTGGAGCATACTGTCGGCCTGTCTGCGCTGGAGACGCTCAAGGTGGAGCATGAAGAATCTGAAACGATCAACGCCATGGCCGGCCTCTCAATGCAATCGATGCACAG aACCCTATCGCGCGATGACTCCGAAGAACCGATGGATCAGGATGAAACGAAATAG